In the Hylaeus volcanicus isolate JK05 chromosome 1, UHH_iyHylVolc1.0_haploid, whole genome shotgun sequence genome, one interval contains:
- the LOC128875615 gene encoding uncharacterized protein LOC128875615 isoform X2, with the protein MQTEEVVPRAESTGIDGVPTDSTSLQHHLHHSSHIKCPLPPLLHMAVKQEPQEEEERSRDTNALSPQVDADISLTSIDGKHHGHVHEASHHQMQELDDSPGQTVSDLNNRGRPSRGRRKSRWKLKFHHQALPPEYLDHYEASLAQEALNSSPTHMAEPTVPSPAPTSSTSTPSPIADVHGWLQRIAAMQQELCPQISSPQCSTANSSQPSGSRRSVITSTSSHGFNPNHHNHAHQSQASSRPPMKYSDLPYMGEITLDNSKPRRGRKPKKADICHLIYKNYGTILPGTPGHEERRLSPRDKLDCRERVSPQIPFQRTDVQNRISSLLEKRLTQESRRTFGLMEHSKEQDEPLNLCIRDLNQLKIRLLRKHGNVYESGHVKSETSSDGEEVECIGTTFPSDPGYRPVDSIARVGANVNHNNNIIDPMLSANPGFVYWPNAGVFIHPMALQSQLLYYQKMTQNDKCCPRPADQPKEQKIVPKSLYSMMETKSPPVASPPTQPTPQTAPVPPPVSPRPKRNAPVGQSQSQPTKRKRSAIFIPPMPTENNNNPATEVSICKFKFTGGAKPSLQEKKSLSVDSGGNFRYYSGTGDKSMRGYEFFPREALQQSAGQSGSSTGAFLSAAGERIQPAPCQRTTNQEEGRRKRKTRKSLQREKLEQTFKEKGFLIQTQQLESAEGATYCKFRQLRKFTRYLFRSWKDYLPGNVRELTGAADSEIVDGDVESDPNALPSPGPHPNMVDVSTGFVDDHRALPLT; encoded by the exons ATGCAGACCGAGGAAGTCGTACCTCGCGCAGAATCTACTGGTATAGACGGTGTCCCCACAGACAGCACATCTTTGCAGCATCATCTGCATCACTCGTCGCATATAAAGTGTCCGTTGCCACCTCTGCTCCACATGGCGGTCAAGCAGGAGCCTCAAGAGGAGGAGGAACGGAGTCGTGACACGAATGCGTTGAG TCCGCAAGTAGATGCAGACATATCTCTGACGTCTATCGATGGTAAACACCATGGCCACGTTCACGAGGCGAGCCATCATCAGATGCAGGAGCTGGATGACAGCCCAGGCCAGACTGTTTCGGATCTCAATAACAGAGGAAGACCAAG TCGGGGACGGAGGAAGTCCCGCTGGAAGCTCAAGTTCCACCACCAAGCACTGCCCCCGGAGTACCTGGACCACTACGAAGCGTCGCTGGCCCAAGAAGCCTTGAACTCATCGCCGACGCACATGGCGGAGCCGACGGTTCCTAGTCCAGCGCCGACCAGCTCGACTTCGACGCCCAGCCCCATCGCCGATGTGCACGGTTGGTTGCAACGAATTGCTGCGATGCAACAGGAGCTTTGTCCTCAGATATCGTCCCCTCAGTGTTCGACAGCGAACTCGAGTCAGCCCTCAGGCTCGAGGAGGTCCGTGATCACGTCGACCTCCTCCCATGGCTTCAATCCCAACCACCATAACCACGCGCACCAGTCTCAGGCGTCCAGCAGACCGCCGATGAAGTACTCGGACCTGCCCTACATGGGCGAGATCACGTTGGACAACAGCAAACCGAGAAGAGGTCGGAAGCCCAAGAAGGCGGACATTTGCCACCTGATCTACAAGAATTACGGGACCATACTGCCTGGCACACCCGGCCACGAGGAGAGGAGGCTGTCGCCCAGGGACAAGCTCGATTGTCGCGAGCGAGTCTCGCCGCAGATCCCGTTCCAGAGGACGGACGTGCAAAACAGGATCAGCAGCCTGTTGGAGAAGAGGCTGACGCAGGAGTCTCGTCGAACGTTCGGGCTGATGGAGCACTCGAAGGAGCAGGACGAGCCGCTGAACCTCTGCATCAGGGACTTGAATCAGCTGAAGATCAGGCTGCTACGGAAGCACGGGAACGTTTACGAATCTGGCCACGTGAAGAGTGAAACGTCCAGCGATGGAGAGGAGGTCGAGTGCATAGGCACCACGTTCCCTTCGGACCCTGGGTACCGTCCAGTAGACTCCATCGCTCGCGTGGGTGCCAATGTgaatcataataataatataatagacCCCATGCTCAGCGCCAACCCTGGCTTCGTTTACTGGCCCAACGCAGGCGTGTTCATCCACCCCATGGCTCTCCAATCTCAGCTCCTCTACTACCAAAAAATGACCCAGAACGACAAGTGCTGTCCCAGACCAGCGGACCAACCGAAGGAGCAGAAGATCGTCCCGAAGTCCCTCTACTCCATGATGGAGACGAAGAGTCCGCCCGTGGCATCACCTCCGACGCAACCTACACCGCAAACCGCGCCAGTGCCGCCTCCCGTTTCCCCTAGACCGAAGAGGAACGCACCAGTCGGTCAGAGCCAGAGCCAACCGACCAAGAGGAAACGCTCCGCGATATTCATCCCGCCGATGCCCACCGAGAACAACAACAACCCCGCGACGGAGGTCAGCATATGCAAGTTCAAGTTTACCGGTGGCGCAAAGCCGAGTCTGCAGGAGAAGAAGAGCTTGTCGGTGGACTCCGGAGGTAACTTCAGGTACTACAGCGGAACTGGAGACAAGAGTATGCGTGGCTACGAGTTTTTCCCTAGAGAAGCTCTTCAACAGTCGGCTGGACAGTCAGGCTCCTCCACGGGAGCGTTCCTCAGCGCGGCTGGCGAGAGGATTCAGCCTGCTCCGTGTCAAAGGACCACCAATCAGGAGGAAGGTCGACGCAAGAGGAAAACACGGAAGTCACTGCAGAGGGAGAAGCTGGAGCAGACGTTCAAGGAGAAGGGGTTCCTTATTCAAACGCAGCAGCTGGAGTCCGCAGAGGGTGCCACCTACTGCAAGTTCAGGCAGCTGAGGAAGTTCACCAGGTATCTGTTCAGAAGCTGGAAGGACTATCTTCCGGGCAATGTGCGCGAGTTGACTGGTGCCGCGGACAGCGAGATCGTCGATGGGGATGTCGAGAGTGACCCAAACGCGCTACCATCCCCAGGTCCCCATCCCAACATGGTGGACGTGTCGACGGGGTTCGTCGACGATCATCGCGCGCTACCTCTGACGTGA
- the LOC128875615 gene encoding uncharacterized protein LOC128875615 isoform X1, which produces MLPESKFPVTGGTMQTEEVVPRAESTGIDGVPTDSTSLQHHLHHSSHIKCPLPPLLHMAVKQEPQEEEERSRDTNALSPQVDADISLTSIDGKHHGHVHEASHHQMQELDDSPGQTVSDLNNRGRPSRGRRKSRWKLKFHHQALPPEYLDHYEASLAQEALNSSPTHMAEPTVPSPAPTSSTSTPSPIADVHGWLQRIAAMQQELCPQISSPQCSTANSSQPSGSRRSVITSTSSHGFNPNHHNHAHQSQASSRPPMKYSDLPYMGEITLDNSKPRRGRKPKKADICHLIYKNYGTILPGTPGHEERRLSPRDKLDCRERVSPQIPFQRTDVQNRISSLLEKRLTQESRRTFGLMEHSKEQDEPLNLCIRDLNQLKIRLLRKHGNVYESGHVKSETSSDGEEVECIGTTFPSDPGYRPVDSIARVGANVNHNNNIIDPMLSANPGFVYWPNAGVFIHPMALQSQLLYYQKMTQNDKCCPRPADQPKEQKIVPKSLYSMMETKSPPVASPPTQPTPQTAPVPPPVSPRPKRNAPVGQSQSQPTKRKRSAIFIPPMPTENNNNPATEVSICKFKFTGGAKPSLQEKKSLSVDSGGNFRYYSGTGDKSMRGYEFFPREALQQSAGQSGSSTGAFLSAAGERIQPAPCQRTTNQEEGRRKRKTRKSLQREKLEQTFKEKGFLIQTQQLESAEGATYCKFRQLRKFTRYLFRSWKDYLPGNVRELTGAADSEIVDGDVESDPNALPSPGPHPNMVDVSTGFVDDHRALPLT; this is translated from the exons GGGGCACTATGCAGACCGAGGAAGTCGTACCTCGCGCAGAATCTACTGGTATAGACGGTGTCCCCACAGACAGCACATCTTTGCAGCATCATCTGCATCACTCGTCGCATATAAAGTGTCCGTTGCCACCTCTGCTCCACATGGCGGTCAAGCAGGAGCCTCAAGAGGAGGAGGAACGGAGTCGTGACACGAATGCGTTGAG TCCGCAAGTAGATGCAGACATATCTCTGACGTCTATCGATGGTAAACACCATGGCCACGTTCACGAGGCGAGCCATCATCAGATGCAGGAGCTGGATGACAGCCCAGGCCAGACTGTTTCGGATCTCAATAACAGAGGAAGACCAAG TCGGGGACGGAGGAAGTCCCGCTGGAAGCTCAAGTTCCACCACCAAGCACTGCCCCCGGAGTACCTGGACCACTACGAAGCGTCGCTGGCCCAAGAAGCCTTGAACTCATCGCCGACGCACATGGCGGAGCCGACGGTTCCTAGTCCAGCGCCGACCAGCTCGACTTCGACGCCCAGCCCCATCGCCGATGTGCACGGTTGGTTGCAACGAATTGCTGCGATGCAACAGGAGCTTTGTCCTCAGATATCGTCCCCTCAGTGTTCGACAGCGAACTCGAGTCAGCCCTCAGGCTCGAGGAGGTCCGTGATCACGTCGACCTCCTCCCATGGCTTCAATCCCAACCACCATAACCACGCGCACCAGTCTCAGGCGTCCAGCAGACCGCCGATGAAGTACTCGGACCTGCCCTACATGGGCGAGATCACGTTGGACAACAGCAAACCGAGAAGAGGTCGGAAGCCCAAGAAGGCGGACATTTGCCACCTGATCTACAAGAATTACGGGACCATACTGCCTGGCACACCCGGCCACGAGGAGAGGAGGCTGTCGCCCAGGGACAAGCTCGATTGTCGCGAGCGAGTCTCGCCGCAGATCCCGTTCCAGAGGACGGACGTGCAAAACAGGATCAGCAGCCTGTTGGAGAAGAGGCTGACGCAGGAGTCTCGTCGAACGTTCGGGCTGATGGAGCACTCGAAGGAGCAGGACGAGCCGCTGAACCTCTGCATCAGGGACTTGAATCAGCTGAAGATCAGGCTGCTACGGAAGCACGGGAACGTTTACGAATCTGGCCACGTGAAGAGTGAAACGTCCAGCGATGGAGAGGAGGTCGAGTGCATAGGCACCACGTTCCCTTCGGACCCTGGGTACCGTCCAGTAGACTCCATCGCTCGCGTGGGTGCCAATGTgaatcataataataatataatagacCCCATGCTCAGCGCCAACCCTGGCTTCGTTTACTGGCCCAACGCAGGCGTGTTCATCCACCCCATGGCTCTCCAATCTCAGCTCCTCTACTACCAAAAAATGACCCAGAACGACAAGTGCTGTCCCAGACCAGCGGACCAACCGAAGGAGCAGAAGATCGTCCCGAAGTCCCTCTACTCCATGATGGAGACGAAGAGTCCGCCCGTGGCATCACCTCCGACGCAACCTACACCGCAAACCGCGCCAGTGCCGCCTCCCGTTTCCCCTAGACCGAAGAGGAACGCACCAGTCGGTCAGAGCCAGAGCCAACCGACCAAGAGGAAACGCTCCGCGATATTCATCCCGCCGATGCCCACCGAGAACAACAACAACCCCGCGACGGAGGTCAGCATATGCAAGTTCAAGTTTACCGGTGGCGCAAAGCCGAGTCTGCAGGAGAAGAAGAGCTTGTCGGTGGACTCCGGAGGTAACTTCAGGTACTACAGCGGAACTGGAGACAAGAGTATGCGTGGCTACGAGTTTTTCCCTAGAGAAGCTCTTCAACAGTCGGCTGGACAGTCAGGCTCCTCCACGGGAGCGTTCCTCAGCGCGGCTGGCGAGAGGATTCAGCCTGCTCCGTGTCAAAGGACCACCAATCAGGAGGAAGGTCGACGCAAGAGGAAAACACGGAAGTCACTGCAGAGGGAGAAGCTGGAGCAGACGTTCAAGGAGAAGGGGTTCCTTATTCAAACGCAGCAGCTGGAGTCCGCAGAGGGTGCCACCTACTGCAAGTTCAGGCAGCTGAGGAAGTTCACCAGGTATCTGTTCAGAAGCTGGAAGGACTATCTTCCGGGCAATGTGCGCGAGTTGACTGGTGCCGCGGACAGCGAGATCGTCGATGGGGATGTCGAGAGTGACCCAAACGCGCTACCATCCCCAGGTCCCCATCCCAACATGGTGGACGTGTCGACGGGGTTCGTCGACGATCATCGCGCGCTACCTCTGACGTGA